In the Nilaparvata lugens isolate BPH chromosome 9, ASM1435652v1, whole genome shotgun sequence genome, one interval contains:
- the LOC120352963 gene encoding uncharacterized protein LOC120352963, translated as MLEIHGIPSAHEENTRDLVLATCKAVGVELGPEAIDSCHRLPKGAKQHAPGIIVKFVRRDDAHRVLDKKKLKRNLSTRDVGFQTAERPVFVNLSLTGLRRKILSQMKNIQREKNLKYVWVDRTGNIKARPVEKGKISIVNTDKDLESFLATLS; from the coding sequence ATGCTCGAGATTCACGGTATTCCTAGTGCACATGAAGAGAATACCAGGGACTTGGTGCTGGCGACGTGTAAGGCGGTAGGAGTGGAACTTGGTCCGGAGGCGATTGACAGCTGCCACCGCTTGCCTAAGGGGGCTAAGCAGCACGCTCCCGGTATCATAGTGAAATTCGTCCGACGGGATGACGCGCACAGAGTCCTTGATAAGAAAAAACTGAAGAGGAATCTTTCTACCCGTGACGTTGGTTTCCAGACTGCAGAGCGTCCGGTTTTTGTAAACTTATCACTGACTGGGTTGCGAAGGAAAATACTATCGCAAATGAAAAACATTCAAAGAGAAAAGAATCTAAAATATGTGTGGGTTGACAGAACCGGCAATATAAAGGCTAGGCCAGTTGAAAAGGGAAAAATCTCTATTGTCAACACCGATAAGGACTTGGAGAGTTTCTTGGCTACTTTATCttga